A region from the Lemur catta isolate mLemCat1 chromosome 7, mLemCat1.pri, whole genome shotgun sequence genome encodes:
- the CWC15 gene encoding spliceosome-associated protein CWC15 homolog — MTTAARPTFEPARGGRGKGEGDLSQLSKQYSSRDLPSHTKIKYRQTTQDAPEEVRNRDFRRELEERERAAAREKNRDRPTREHTTSSSVSKKPRLDQIPAANLDADDPLTDEEDEDFEEESDDDDTAALLAELEKIKKERAEEQARKEQEQKAEEERIRMENILSGNPLLNLTGPAQPQANFKVKRRWDDDVVFKNCAKGVDDQKKDKRFVNDTLRSEFHKKFMEKYIK, encoded by the exons ATGACAACAGCAGCCAGGCCAACTTTTGAACCTGCAAGAggtggaagaggaaaaggagaaggtgaTTTGAGCCAACTCTCAAAGCAGTATTCAAGCAGAGACCTACCTTCTCatacaaagataaaatacag ACAAACTACTCAGGATGCCCCTGAAGAGGTTCGTAACCGTGACTTCAGGAGAGagttggaagagagagagagagctgctgctagagagaaaaacagagaccGTCCAACCCGAG AACATACAACCTCATCTTCAGTGTCAAAAAAGCCTCGGTTAGACCAGATTCCTGCTGCCAACCTTGATGCAGATGACCCTCTAACAGAC GAGGAAGATGAAGATTTTGAAGAGgagagtgatgatgatgatactgcAGCTCTTCTTGCAgaactggaaaaaattaaaaaagaaagagctgaAGAGCAGGCCAGAAAG GAACAAGAGCAAAAAGCTGAAGAAGAAAGGATTCGTATGGAGAACATTCTGAGTGGAAATCCCCTCCTTAATCTCactggcccagcccagcctcaggccAATTTCAAAGTTAAAAGAAG gtGGGATGATGATGTTGTCTTCAAGAACTGTGCAAAAGGTGTAGATGAtcagaagaaagacaaaagattTGTAAATGATACATTGCGATCTGAATTTCACAAAAAGTTCAtggagaaatatattaaatag
- the KDM4D gene encoding lysine-specific demethylase 4D, with product MKSKANCAQNPNCSIMIFHPTKEEFNDFDKYIAYMESQGAHRAGLAKVIPPKEWKARQTYDDISDILITTPLQQVASGQAGVFTQYHKKKKAMTLGQYRCLANSEKYRTPPHLNFEDLERKYWKSRIYDSPIYGADVSGSLFDENTKQWNLGHLGTIQDLLEQECGVVIEGVNTPYLYFGMWKTTFAWHTEDMDLYSINYLHFGEPKTWYAVPPEHGLRLERLARVLFPGSARGCEAFLRHKVALISPTVLKDNGIPFSRMTQEAGEFMVTFPYGYHAGFNHGFNCAEAINFATPRWIDYGKVASQCSCGEARVTFSMDAFVRILQPERYELWKRGQDRMVVDHRESGALASQELTIWREVQAPRKAKLGLRHLPPRQAPRPPRPVAASGRTRNSAPVHSSPLRGSVARTTATQPGAMRIHRSRQPSTPLPTLGLSAQILHPPKGKNGRGRPRRKLGAPVPTLHARAKRRLVDTARTALGPEAQPSA from the coding sequence ATGAAGTCTAAGGCCAACTGTGCCCAGAATCCAAACTGTAGCATAATGATATTTCATCCAACCAAAGAAGAGTTTAatgattttgataaatatattgcTTACATGGAATCCCAAGGTGCACACCGAGCTGGCCTAGCCAAGGTAATTCCACCCAAGGAATGGAAAGCCAGACAGACCTATGATGACATCAGTGACATCTTAATAACCACTCCTCTCCAGCAGGTGGCCTCTGGGCAGGCAGGGGTGTTTACTCAAtaccataaaaagaagaaagccaTGACCCTGGGGCAGTATCGCTGCTTGGCAAACAGTGAAAAATATCGGACTCCACCACACCTGAATTTTGAAGATTTGGAGAGAAAATACTGGAAGAGTCGCATCTATGATTCACCAATTTATGGTGCTGATGTCAGTGGCTCCTTGTTTGATGAAAACACTAAACAATGGAACCTTGGGCACCTGGGAACAATTCAGGACCTATTGGAGCAGGAATGTGGAGTTGTCATCGAAGGCGTCAACACACCCTACCTGTACTTTGGCATGTGGAAGACCACCTTTGCGTGGCACACGGAGGACATGGACCTTTACAGCATCAACTACCTGCACTTCGGGGAGCCCAAAACCTGGTACGCGGTGCCCCCAGAACACGGCCTGCGCCTGGAACGCCTGGCCCGGGTGCTTTTCCCGGGCAGTGCCAGGGGCTGTGAGGCCTTCCTGAGGCACAAGGTGGCTCTCATCTCGCCCACTGTCCTCAAGGACAATGGGATTCCCTTCAGTCGCatgactcaggaggctggagaGTTCATGGTGACCTTTCCCTACGGCTACCATGCTGGCTTCAACCATGGCTTCAACTGCGCGGAGGCCATCAATTTCGCGACCCCGCGATGGATCGATTATGGCAAAGTGGCTTCGCAGTGCAGCTGCGGGGAGGCCAGGGTGACCTTTTCCATGGATGCCTTCGTGCGCATCCTGCAACCCGAGCGCTATGAGCTGTGGAAACGCGGGCAAGACCGGATGGTTGTGGACCACAGGGAGTCCGGGGCGCTGGCCAGCCAGGAGCTGACCATCTGGAGGGAGGTCCAAGCACCCAGGAAAGCCAAGCTGGGCCTGAGGCATCTCCCACCCCGCCAGGCCCCGCGTCCCCCTCGGCCTGTGGCCGCCAGTGGTCGTACACGCAACAGCGCCCCTGTTCACTCTTCTCCCCTTCGGGGATCTGTGGCCCGTACCACTGCTACCCAGCCCGGGGCCATGAGGATCCACAGGTCCCGGCAACCCAGCACCCCACTGCCCACCCTAGGTCTGTCTGCACAAATTCTCCACCCACCAAAGGGCAAAAATGGTCGCGGTCGTCCTCGTCGTAAACTGGGCGCTCCGGTGCCGACTCTCCATGCTCGGGCTAAGAGGCGCTTGGTGGACACAGCGCGCACAGCTTTGGGGCCTGAGGCTCAGCCCTCAGCCTGA